GGATGAGACGCCGGCGCCTGTCACCTTCGGACTATACCTCGGGGAAGACCGCGTATTCTCGGCTACAAAAACGATCAAGGGTGGCGGCAAAATTGATCAGTTTGCCTTTTTCTTCGAACCTGAATCCCAGCGCGCTGACGAATACGTCCTCAAAATTGATGAAGCCCCGGACGAGTTAAACATTGAAAACAACGCGGTAAGCCTGCTCATCGACACCCAGAAAGATACGCTTGGGGTGTTGTTGCTGGAGGGAAGTCTGCGCCCTGAGTTCAAGTTTCTGAAGCGTGCACTCGAAGACGATCAGGTTATAGATGTTGCCTCCGTTTCGCGTACTGGCCCTGCACAATTTTACCGACAGGTATCCCGCAATCCTGAAACACTGGCGGGAGGCTTTCCGTCTTCTGTTGAAGCACTCTATGGCTACAAAGCTGTAATTCTTGGTGACATCGAAGCGTCTGCTTTTTCGCTAGATCAGCTAGAGATGCTGGAAGCCTTTGTCCGCAAGCGGGGTGGTGGTTTTATGATGCTGGGCGGACTCAATTCTTTTGCTGAAGGAGATTATTTCAATACGGCTGTTGCCGATATGTTGCCGCTGGCCATCGATCCGGGCCGGCGTACAGTGGTACCGCCCGAGTTTAGCATTCCGGAAGCATCGCCGGCTGAGCAGGGGTTCAAGTTTATGCCGACAGCTGTTGGGCTTGAGAGTCCAATCCTGAAGCTATCTTCAGAAACTGACGCCAATTTCAGCCTGTGGAATGAAATGCCCGGCCTTACGAGCCTCAACTTCCTGGGGCGCGTCAAACCGGGCGCAGTTATTCTGGCTGAAAAAGCGCAAGATGATTTTGGGGCATCTGAGCCTCTACTGGCTGTACAACGCTATGGCAAGGGGCGCAGTGCAGCGCTTTCTACAGCAAGCACCTGGCGTTGGCAAATGCACCTCTCTCATGAAGACCGCCGGCACGAGCGGTTCTGGCGCCAAATGATCCGTTGGCTTGTTGCCTCGGCACCAGACCCGGTTTCGGTAGATATTGGGAATGCCCGAATTGCACCGGGAGATGAAGTCCCCATTGCGGTTGATGTGTACGATGGGTTGTATAACCCAGTTAGTGGTGCGGTAGTACGCGCCTACATAACCGATCCGTTTGGTGGCTTTCAAGAAATTGAGTTACAGGAAGATCTGTCTGAAGAAGGCGCTTATATCGCAACGTTTGTCCCTGAAGAACTGGGGGTATACCGGCTTGATGTTGAGGCAGAAAACGGGGCGGGCAGTATGTTCAGTAAACCTACCAGTTTTCTCACACAACCGTCAGGGCGTGAATACCGGGATGCGACGTTAAAGTCTGCATTCCTGGGCCGGCTTGCCAGTGCAAGCGGTGGCACGTATTATTCGTCTTCGGATGTCTCGGCCATCCCCGCCAACCTGCGCAATCGCCGTACGAGCACATCTATTTACAGATCAGAGTATCTGTGGGATATGCCTGTGTTGTGGCTTGTGGTGTTGGGTTTGCTTTCTGCAGAATGGGTTTACCGCCGGCGCAAAGGCCTCCCTTAATGTTGCTCAGCAGCACGTTATCGCATGAAATTTGAAACGCTACATATTTTTCTGCGCAGCCGGCTAGTGGTCTGCCTGGGATGCTTGTTCATTCTCCTGGCGGGTGGCAATACGCTTTACGCGCAGGACGGCGTGAACCGCCATGCGCTGTTGATTGGTGGGCTGGGGGGGAGTCCTGAACACACAGAGCGATTTAAGGGATATTTGTTTGATACACGCAAAGCGCTTGTCGAATCGATGGCAATACCGGCAGAAAATGTGACCTTGCTCGGCGAAGCCAGCATCTCTGGTGAGTCTTTTATTGATGACACCGCCACAGCTGAAAACATTCGGGCGCAGTTCAGTGCCTTGCAGTCGCATGTCGGTGAGGCTGATATGGTGCTAGTTGTATTGTTTGGGCATGGCAGTTTCAGCAATGGCGAGGCGCGTCTTAATATTCCACGCCGCGACCTCAGCCAGCACGACTTTGCTGAACTGGTTGATGGGCTCGATGCCAGCCGCATCGTTTTTATCAACACAAGCAGTGCAAGCGCACCTTTTGTGGAGGCGCTAAGTGCGGACAATCGTATGGTGATTACGGCTACCCGCACCGGGTCACAGAAAAATGAAACGTCGTTTCCACGCTTTTTGGTAGAAAGCCTGACCAGTCCGGCAACAGACCGCGACAAAGATGGGCGCATATCGGTTGCAGAGGTTTTTCAGTTTGCTGCAGAGCGGACGGATCAGATGTTTGCTGATAA
The sequence above is a segment of the Bacteroidota bacterium genome. Coding sequences within it:
- a CDS encoding glutamine amidotransferase yields the protein MPQSWFERLFKFNQLNFSEGELGFLQGNQQVLLWVLVALGIAALFAVVYFTTNAFASTRTRALSLSLRITALSLLMLPLLEPVLIMPDVIPDDNFVAVVVDASESMRIKDEAAGVERLDRANALLFDESDGIIQGLDEVFNVRYYTFGGRTQRVDSVQHVGADEEATNISQALERVISDFNGIPLSGVVLMTDGGDNSTEVPLNQAEQLRAMNVPLHIVGLGQEAFAQEREILEASASRSVEETTGAEIEVKVRSWDETPAPVTFGLYLGEDRVFSATKTIKGGGKIDQFAFFFEPESQRADEYVLKIDEAPDELNIENNAVSLLIDTQKDTLGVLLLEGSLRPEFKFLKRALEDDQVIDVASVSRTGPAQFYRQVSRNPETLAGGFPSSVEALYGYKAVILGDIEASAFSLDQLEMLEAFVRKRGGGFMMLGGLNSFAEGDYFNTAVADMLPLAIDPGRRTVVPPEFSIPEASPAEQGFKFMPTAVGLESPILKLSSETDANFSLWNEMPGLTSLNFLGRVKPGAVILAEKAQDDFGASEPLLAVQRYGKGRSAALSTASTWRWQMHLSHEDRRHERFWRQMIRWLVASAPDPVSVDIGNARIAPGDEVPIAVDVYDGLYNPVSGAVVRAYITDPFGGFQEIELQEDLSEEGAYIATFVPEELGVYRLDVEAENGAGSMFSKPTSFLTQPSGREYRDATLKSAFLGRLASASGGTYYSSSDVSAIPANLRNRRTSTSIYRSEYLWDMPVLWLVVLGLLSAEWVYRRRKGLP